The Dyadobacter sandarakinus DNA window TGTCCACTTTTTTAAAGAAGACAATCCCTATTTTCCTGAAATAGCCAGGATCATTGCCGTACGGAAAGCCTGCATTCCGCTCCGAAGAGGCAGGCAGTACCTGCGGCAGATTTCAGGTGACGGGGAAACTTTCGGCTACCCAAGCCTGGGCGGTGAGCGCATGCATTCGGTAGTAGCGTGGTCGAGAATATTGAACGATACAGAAATCCTGTGCGCTTTTAATACGGATCCCCAAAACACGATTACAGCCTGGGTAACGGTGGATTACACGCTGCACCGGAGCGGGGGTGTTTTCAGGCGTCTTTACGCATCCGGTGAAAGTGCGGAAATACTGCCGGTTGAACCGCGCAACGGCTGCGCGGTTTTACTCACAGTCCCACCGGGCGGATTTGTGATTTACGGTTAGTACAATGTTTACAAACTGGTCGCTTCAAATGCATTGACACTGCGGATAATGTGGGTAACCTCCTCGTCGCGCAGGGCTGTGTTCAGCGGAAGGCTGAGAATCTGCTCATGCAGGCACTCTGTCAGCGGAAGTGACAAATGCATATACCTGCTGTAAGCCGGCTGCTTGTGAACGGCTACGGGATAGTGGATCTGGGTTTCGATACCTTTGGAATGCAGGAATGCAGCCAGCTCGGAGCGCATGGGGTGCCGCACTACAAACAAGTGCCATACATCCTGGTTGATCTGATCGCCGGGAGGAAGTATGAGGTCTTTAAGCTTGATTTCGGCCAGGTAACGTGCTGCAATCCTTCTCCTTCTTTTGTTTTGTGCGTCCAGAAAAGGCAGCTTGGCATTGAGTACCGCAGCCTGGATTTCGTCCATGCGGCTGTTCACTCCCTGAAACCTGTGCTGGTAGCGGGTAAGTGAGCCGTAATTGCGCAGATACCTGATTTTTTCGGCCAGCGCATGATCGTTGGTGGTAATTGCCCCGGCATCACCCGTCGCACCCAGGTTTTTGGTAGGATAAAAGCTGAATGCAGTTGCAAATGCAATGCTGCCCGTTTTTTTGTTTTTGTACAAAGCACCATGCGACTGGGCTGCATCGGTAATCACTTTGAGGTCAAACTGGCTGGCAATTTTAAAGATCGGATCCATGTCGC harbors:
- a CDS encoding DegT/DnrJ/EryC1/StrS family aminotransferase, which encodes MIPFLNLHKVNEPHLRAIEEAISRVLRSGRFILGKELENFESSFASYCRAKHCIGVASGMDAIFLILKALSLPPDSEVIVPGNTYIASVLPLSQLNLRPVFAEPDAHTMTLDPAKIKEKISRYTRAILCVDLYGRCCDMDPIFKIASQFDLKVITDAAQSHGALYKNKKTGSIAFATAFSFYPTKNLGATGDAGAITTNDHALAEKIRYLRNYGSLTRYQHRFQGVNSRMDEIQAAVLNAKLPFLDAQNKRRRRIAARYLAEIKLKDLILPPGDQINQDVWHLFVVRHPMRSELAAFLHSKGIETQIHYPVAVHKQPAYSRYMHLSLPLTECLHEQILSLPLNTALRDEEVTHIIRSVNAFEATSL